A genome region from Gallus gallus isolate bGalGal1 chromosome 9, bGalGal1.mat.broiler.GRCg7b, whole genome shotgun sequence includes the following:
- the CLRN1 gene encoding clarin-1 isoform X2 — protein MPTPQKKILFCLAGVLSFVCALGTAAAIGTQLWVKGTILCKTGALLVNATGPELEKFIGEIQYGLFHGERVRQCGLGGRPFQFSFFPDLLKIIPASIHVSVILFCMVLIIFTLVGMGFFLYNAFGSPYETLHGPVGLYLWSFIACEYPLWVPGTPHCSCRDCSDGHLVLLPGSCGCLIMILFSSEVKIHHLSEKIANFKEKSFTFKTHSERFADSFWIILSCSLVHFLNALLIRLAGFEFPFSKPKDSGTATGAADLMY, from the exons atgcccaccccACAGAAGAAAATCCTCTTCTGCCTGGCTGGTGTGCTCAGCTTCGTGTGCGCCCTGGGGACCGCAGCGGCCATCGGcacacagctgtgggtgaaGGGAACCATCCTCTGCAAGACGGGAGCACTGTTGGTCAACGCCACCGGGCCGGAGCTGGAGAAGTTCATCGGGGAGATTCAGTATGGGCTCTTCCATGGCGAGCGAGTGAGGCAGTGCGGGCTCGGGGGGAGGCCCTTCCAGTTCTCAT TTTTTCCAGACCTGCTCAAGATCATCCCTGCAAGCATCCACGTCAGCGTCATTCTCTTCTGCATGGTGCTGATCATCTTCACACTGGTGGGAATGGGCTTTTTCCTGTACAACGCCTTCGGCAGCCCCTACGAAACACTGCATGGCCCCGTGGGGCTGTACCTGTGGAGCTTCATCGCCTGTGAGTACCCTCTCTGG GTCCCAGGGACACCACACTGTTCCTGCAGAGACTGCAGTGATGGGCATCTTGTGCTCCTTCCAGGTTCCTGTGGCTGCCTCATCATGATCCTCTTCTCCTCCGAGGTGAAGATCCACCACCTCTCAGAGAAAATCGCCAACTTCAAGGAGAAAAGTTTCACATTTAAAACCCACAGCGAACGGTTTGCAGACTCCTTCTGGATCATCCTGTCCTGCTCCCTGGTGCACTTCCTCAACGCGCTGCTGATACGTCTGGCTGGGTTTGAGTTCCCCTTCTCTAAACCCAAGGACTCGGGGACAGCCACTGGTGCCGCAGACCTGATGTATTAG
- the CLRN1 gene encoding clarin-1 isoform X1: MPTPQKKILFCLAGVLSFVCALGTAAAIGTQLWVKGTILCKTGALLVNATGPELEKFIGEIQYGLFHGERVRQCGLGGRPFQFSFFPDLLKIIPASIHVSVILFCMVLIIFTLVGMGFFLYNAFGSPYETLHGPVGLYLWSFIACSCGCLIMILFSSEVKIHHLSEKIANFKEKSFTFKTHSERFADSFWIILSCSLVHFLNALLIRLAGFEFPFSKPKDSGTATGAADLMY, from the exons atgcccaccccACAGAAGAAAATCCTCTTCTGCCTGGCTGGTGTGCTCAGCTTCGTGTGCGCCCTGGGGACCGCAGCGGCCATCGGcacacagctgtgggtgaaGGGAACCATCCTCTGCAAGACGGGAGCACTGTTGGTCAACGCCACCGGGCCGGAGCTGGAGAAGTTCATCGGGGAGATTCAGTATGGGCTCTTCCATGGCGAGCGAGTGAGGCAGTGCGGGCTCGGGGGGAGGCCCTTCCAGTTCTCAT TTTTTCCAGACCTGCTCAAGATCATCCCTGCAAGCATCCACGTCAGCGTCATTCTCTTCTGCATGGTGCTGATCATCTTCACACTGGTGGGAATGGGCTTTTTCCTGTACAACGCCTTCGGCAGCCCCTACGAAACACTGCATGGCCCCGTGGGGCTGTACCTGTGGAGCTTCATCGCCT GTTCCTGTGGCTGCCTCATCATGATCCTCTTCTCCTCCGAGGTGAAGATCCACCACCTCTCAGAGAAAATCGCCAACTTCAAGGAGAAAAGTTTCACATTTAAAACCCACAGCGAACGGTTTGCAGACTCCTTCTGGATCATCCTGTCCTGCTCCCTGGTGCACTTCCTCAACGCGCTGCTGATACGTCTGGCTGGGTTTGAGTTCCCCTTCTCTAAACCCAAGGACTCGGGGACAGCCACTGGTGCCGCAGACCTGATGTATTAG